Proteins encoded by one window of Xylella fastidiosa:
- the ribA gene encoding GTP cyclohydrolase II RibA, protein MNTPTHTHPHPFGSTATIRCERAAAELRTGRPVLLIDAHARRHAVMALDSMTAQSFATFANAVGNTHYLFLTPVRSNVLGLEAPQGARIPLATLSYDSLAKLAYLRQPTRPTAWAPGDIMDAAATEITRLALLLPAIVAAPLTQHTEHAFADCQTLDLADLDTAAACASTTEYELVTRTPVPLRDLGMSEFIVFRGGIAQRDQVAILIGRPDLSSAVPVRVHSSCLTGDLFGSLKCDCGDQLRHSLATLKALGGGVLLYLDQEGRGNGIAAKIRAYGYQHVGLDTIDADAQLGFGPDERRYTGAVMMLRALGITRIQLLSNNPAKAERLRAAGIIVKQRISVIGQITKQNEHYLRTKVSRAGHDLDIDALIMTSQRPQDPSETVDGETVKPIAKTGHA, encoded by the coding sequence ATGAATACTCCCACACACACTCACCCACATCCGTTCGGCTCCACGGCAACGATCCGCTGCGAACGTGCCGCTGCCGAACTGCGTACTGGTCGGCCTGTCCTGTTGATTGATGCTCATGCGCGTCGGCATGCGGTCATGGCTCTGGATAGCATGACCGCTCAAAGCTTTGCGACATTTGCGAACGCTGTCGGCAACACTCACTACCTATTCCTGACTCCAGTACGCTCCAACGTGCTCGGCCTGGAGGCTCCCCAAGGCGCACGCATCCCACTGGCGACCCTGTCCTACGACAGCCTGGCCAAGCTCGCCTACCTGCGTCAGCCAACACGCCCAACAGCATGGGCGCCTGGAGACATCATGGATGCAGCAGCGACAGAGATCACTCGACTTGCCCTGCTCCTGCCAGCAATCGTCGCCGCCCCATTAACCCAGCATACCGAACATGCCTTTGCAGATTGCCAAACACTTGACTTAGCAGATCTCGATACCGCTGCCGCGTGCGCCTCCACAACAGAGTACGAATTGGTCACACGTACTCCGGTGCCACTACGTGATCTAGGCATGAGCGAATTCATCGTATTCCGTGGTGGCATTGCACAGCGCGACCAAGTTGCGATCCTGATCGGTCGACCCGACCTAAGCAGTGCAGTCCCCGTGCGCGTGCATTCCTCCTGCCTAACCGGTGACCTCTTTGGCTCGCTCAAGTGTGACTGCGGCGACCAATTGCGTCATAGCTTGGCCACACTAAAAGCCCTTGGCGGTGGTGTGCTGCTGTACTTGGACCAAGAAGGACGTGGAAACGGAATTGCCGCAAAAATACGCGCCTACGGCTACCAACATGTAGGACTGGATACGATCGACGCAGATGCACAGCTCGGATTCGGTCCGGACGAACGCCGCTACACCGGTGCAGTGATGATGCTACGCGCGCTAGGCATCACCCGGATACAACTGCTATCCAATAATCCCGCAAAAGCAGAGCGCTTACGCGCGGCAGGAATCATCGTCAAGCAACGCATCTCGGTGATAGGACAGATCACCAAACAGAACGAACACTACCTGCGCACCAAAGTCAGCCGTGCCGGCCACGACCTGGACATAGATGCCTTAATCATGACATCACAGAGACCTCAAGACCCATCGGAAACTGTCGATGGAGAGACCGTAAAACCCATCGCAAAAACCGGCCACGCATAA
- the rnr gene encoding ribonuclease R, whose translation MPSNKKKQGADVKQQEDAKLSPVKRLRQPNAPRQQAPKAPSTKKASVRSARAAASVPFQDQHAAREAERYAEPIASREAILDLLDACDGPQTAEEIADRFGVTDRIEILGRRLGAMVRDGQLVQNRRGGFAPVQHTNLIAGTVIANPDGFGFLKPDEGGDDLFLPPFEMRKVMHGDRVLVNLTGIDRRGRREGMIARVLERRMSRLVGRFFYELGIAYVEPDDKRLQRNVQIPPEHIGGASEGQLVVCELVVPPDTRRPAIGRILAVLGEALTPSLVVETAIHGHQLPHVFPQDVLDAAAAVPLTVTPGMLGGRVDLRALPLVTIDGEDAKDFDDAVYCESNRGGVRLVVAIADVSHYVRPGTPLDEEALTRATSVYFPGFVVPMLPETLSNGICSLKPNVDRMCFVCEMQIDRKGEVKSSSFYEAVMNSHARLTYTQVWKAVGEEDAQAQAQIGTLLPQVQQLHRLYQVLAKARAQRGAIEFESSEVRFVLDNRGEVTQAGMLMRNDAHKLIEECMIVANVQAAHFLLNAGVQAPYRIHERPPESKYADLLEFLKEFKLSLPAWGKVQPGDFTKLLKKVRERPEAALLESVLLRSQSLAVYSADNRGHFGLALDGYAHFTSPIRRYPDLLVHRAIKHALSGAAPDCFLYTPRDMVALALVCSSRERRADEAEREVDERYRAAWMERHVGSEFDGVISGVTSFGLFVELEQSKVTGLVHVTQLPQDYYSFDPIRKVLVGQRRGRVFRLGDRLRVLVLKASMEERKIDFRLVDQSMHEQVTREVSPPVLRGKATTKRKKGVKTR comes from the coding sequence GTGCCTTCGAACAAGAAGAAGCAGGGTGCTGACGTTAAGCAACAGGAAGATGCCAAGTTGTCGCCAGTAAAGCGGTTACGTCAACCGAATGCTCCCAGGCAGCAGGCACCCAAAGCGCCTTCTACTAAGAAGGCATCAGTACGTTCAGCTCGGGCTGCAGCATCAGTGCCTTTTCAGGATCAGCATGCGGCGCGTGAGGCCGAACGCTATGCTGAGCCGATTGCGAGTCGTGAGGCGATCCTTGATTTGCTGGATGCGTGCGATGGCCCACAGACGGCGGAGGAGATTGCTGATCGGTTCGGGGTGACTGATCGCATTGAGATTCTTGGGCGCCGTCTGGGTGCGATGGTACGTGATGGTCAGTTAGTGCAGAACCGCCGTGGTGGTTTTGCGCCGGTGCAACATACTAATCTGATCGCTGGTACGGTGATTGCCAATCCGGATGGTTTCGGCTTCCTCAAGCCGGATGAGGGAGGGGACGATCTGTTTTTACCTCCCTTCGAGATGCGCAAGGTGATGCACGGTGATCGGGTGCTGGTGAATCTCACGGGCATTGACCGTCGCGGTCGCCGTGAGGGGATGATTGCACGTGTGTTGGAACGTCGGATGAGCCGTCTGGTCGGACGTTTTTTCTATGAACTTGGCATCGCTTATGTTGAGCCGGACGATAAGCGTTTGCAGCGTAACGTGCAGATTCCGCCGGAGCACATCGGCGGTGCATCGGAAGGGCAATTGGTGGTGTGTGAATTGGTTGTGCCTCCAGACACACGCCGTCCGGCGATTGGGCGCATTTTGGCGGTGCTTGGTGAGGCGTTGACTCCGTCGTTGGTTGTTGAGACAGCTATTCATGGTCATCAGTTGCCGCATGTGTTTCCACAGGACGTGTTGGATGCGGCGGCGGCGGTGCCGTTGACGGTAACTCCAGGGATGCTTGGCGGACGTGTGGATCTGCGTGCGCTGCCCCTTGTGACAATTGATGGTGAGGATGCGAAAGATTTTGATGATGCGGTGTACTGCGAATCCAATCGTGGGGGGGTTCGTTTGGTCGTGGCGATTGCCGACGTTTCGCATTATGTGCGTCCAGGGACGCCGCTGGACGAAGAGGCGCTCACGCGCGCTACATCGGTGTATTTCCCGGGCTTTGTTGTGCCGATGTTGCCGGAGACGTTGTCCAATGGAATCTGCTCGTTGAAGCCCAATGTGGACAGGATGTGTTTTGTGTGTGAGATGCAGATCGATCGCAAGGGGGAGGTCAAGTCTTCATCCTTCTACGAGGCGGTGATGAACTCGCATGCGCGTCTGACGTATACGCAGGTTTGGAAGGCCGTGGGTGAGGAGGATGCGCAGGCACAGGCGCAGATTGGTACGTTGTTGCCGCAGGTGCAGCAGTTGCATCGGTTGTATCAGGTGCTGGCCAAGGCGCGCGCTCAGCGGGGGGCGATTGAATTTGAGTCATCGGAAGTCCGTTTTGTGCTGGACAATCGCGGCGAGGTGACTCAGGCCGGGATGTTGATGCGCAATGATGCGCATAAGTTGATTGAGGAATGCATGATTGTTGCCAATGTGCAGGCCGCGCATTTTTTGCTCAATGCGGGGGTACAGGCACCGTATCGCATCCATGAGCGGCCACCGGAAAGTAAATACGCCGATTTGTTGGAGTTTCTCAAAGAATTTAAGCTCAGTTTGCCGGCGTGGGGGAAGGTGCAGCCCGGTGACTTTACTAAGTTGCTGAAAAAGGTTCGGGAGCGTCCAGAGGCGGCATTGCTGGAGTCGGTGTTGTTGCGCAGCCAAAGTTTGGCGGTGTATTCGGCTGACAATCGCGGCCATTTCGGTTTGGCGCTGGATGGCTATGCGCACTTTACTTCGCCAATTCGGCGCTATCCTGATCTTTTGGTGCACCGTGCGATCAAGCATGCGCTCAGTGGTGCTGCACCGGACTGCTTCCTGTATACGCCGCGTGACATGGTCGCATTGGCATTGGTGTGTTCTAGTCGTGAGCGTCGCGCCGATGAGGCGGAACGCGAGGTGGATGAGCGCTATCGTGCTGCATGGATGGAACGGCATGTTGGCAGTGAGTTTGATGGTGTGATCAGTGGTGTCACCAGTTTCGGTTTGTTCGTGGAGTTGGAGCAGTCTAAGGTCACAGGGTTGGTCCATGTGACCCAATTGCCGCAGGATTATTATTCCTTTGATCCGATTCGCAAGGTGCTGGTTGGTCAGCGTCGTGGCCGTGTGTTCCGGCTTGGTGATCGCCTGCGTGTCTTGGTGCTTAAAGCCAGTATGGAGGAGCGTAAGATCGATTTCCGGTTGGTTGACCAGTCAATGCATGAGCAGGTTACGCGGGAGGTGTCGCCTCCGGTGCTACGTGGCAAGGCGACGACCAAGCGTAAAAAGGGCGTCAAGACGCGGTGA
- a CDS encoding DUF3426 domain-containing protein, with the protein MPQQVYSHIPNASPAEAPTFAHPIENVLATQRNRRLNALLITVLTFTLVLQLLLADRARLASNAAWRPLLNTLCTVLRCSLPAWHEPTAFTMLQRNVQPLHGYPGVLEIEATFRNDARWEQAWPYLQLSLSDADGKIIGSSTFTPTEYLGHPPRPNERLTPGQSAHIVFRVHEREANTAAFTFEFR; encoded by the coding sequence ATGCCTCAACAGGTCTACTCGCACATACCAAATGCAAGCCCTGCTGAAGCACCAACCTTTGCACATCCAATAGAAAACGTCTTGGCGACGCAGCGTAACCGTCGCCTGAACGCTCTACTGATCACCGTCTTAACCTTCACACTGGTGTTGCAGTTATTACTTGCTGACCGCGCACGTTTGGCCAGCAATGCTGCATGGCGGCCCTTGCTTAACACACTCTGTACCGTTCTGCGGTGCTCATTGCCGGCTTGGCATGAACCGACAGCCTTTACAATGCTGCAACGTAATGTCCAACCCTTACATGGGTACCCTGGTGTCCTGGAAATAGAAGCGACCTTCCGCAACGATGCACGCTGGGAACAGGCTTGGCCGTACTTGCAACTATCGCTGTCCGATGCCGACGGAAAAATCATCGGCAGTAGCACCTTCACGCCGACAGAGTATCTAGGTCACCCTCCACGTCCCAATGAGAGGCTAACCCCCGGTCAAAGTGCCCATATCGTTTTCCGTGTACATGAGCGGGAAGCAAACACTGCTGCCTTCACCTTTGAATTTCGCTAA
- a CDS encoding TlpA family protein disulfide reductase, which translates to MNLRVLGVVYAVLCVVCPGLLEASAVSAVQKVSSAGVADPATQQRMAHRPRLQGKTVIGKPYDLAAHRGKWVLVNVWATWCEPCLKEMPELSALYRRRRDVEVVGLAYEDSTPEEILTFLRSHPVAYPIILVDVSNPPKDFAVPRGLPMSYLIAPDGTVAKQFLGSITARDVEGVIGTMGKAG; encoded by the coding sequence ATGAACTTACGTGTGTTGGGTGTCGTTTACGCGGTGTTGTGCGTTGTTTGCCCGGGCTTGCTTGAAGCATCGGCTGTGTCTGCTGTGCAGAAGGTGTCCAGCGCAGGGGTTGCAGATCCTGCCACGCAGCAGCGCATGGCTCACCGTCCGAGATTGCAGGGGAAGACGGTCATTGGCAAACCATACGATCTGGCTGCGCATCGTGGTAAGTGGGTATTGGTGAATGTATGGGCTACGTGGTGTGAGCCATGTTTGAAGGAGATGCCCGAGTTGTCGGCGTTATACCGGCGGCGGAGGGACGTTGAAGTGGTTGGACTTGCTTACGAGGACAGTACGCCGGAGGAGATTCTGACGTTCTTACGGTCGCATCCTGTTGCTTATCCGATCATTCTCGTTGATGTTTCGAACCCTCCTAAAGATTTCGCGGTGCCGCGTGGTTTGCCAATGAGTTATTTAATTGCTCCTGATGGTACTGTCGCTAAGCAATTCCTTGGTTCGATTACCGCTCGGGATGTTGAAGGAGTGATCGGCACAATGGGTAAGGCCGGTTGA
- the rlmB gene encoding 23S rRNA (guanosine(2251)-2'-O)-methyltransferase RlmB: protein MNKKNQWIVGINAVVSSIENDAEHVREVLVEAASKNSRLLDIEENARRKGIEVRRVTTQALDGVGGGVRHQGVAARYAAVRLWEEHDLKDLVDAAGGQALLLVLDGVQDPHNLGACLRSAAAAGVTAVIIPKDKSVGINATVRKTSSGAADRLPVIAVVNLARSLRELQKQDVWIYGLAGEVETSLYALDLRGNVALVLGGEADGLRRLTREHCDVLARIPMPGEVESLNVSVAAGVTLFEAVRQRTLV from the coding sequence ATGAATAAGAAAAACCAATGGATTGTTGGCATCAACGCCGTCGTGTCTTCTATTGAGAATGATGCTGAGCACGTGCGTGAGGTGCTGGTTGAGGCTGCCAGTAAGAATTCACGGTTGCTTGATATTGAGGAAAATGCGCGGCGCAAGGGAATTGAGGTGCGCCGGGTGACTACGCAAGCGTTGGATGGGGTTGGAGGTGGGGTACGCCATCAGGGGGTGGCCGCGCGTTATGCGGCTGTTCGTCTCTGGGAGGAGCATGATCTAAAAGATTTAGTTGATGCGGCTGGAGGTCAAGCATTGTTGCTGGTGCTGGATGGAGTACAGGATCCTCATAATCTTGGGGCTTGTCTGCGTAGTGCCGCAGCGGCTGGGGTGACGGCGGTGATCATCCCCAAAGATAAGTCTGTTGGTATCAATGCGACGGTACGCAAAACGTCGTCTGGTGCGGCGGATCGTCTTCCAGTCATTGCGGTGGTCAATCTGGCACGTTCCTTGCGCGAATTGCAGAAGCAGGATGTATGGATCTATGGGCTTGCGGGCGAGGTGGAGACTTCGTTGTATGCATTGGATCTGCGTGGCAACGTGGCGTTGGTGTTGGGTGGCGAGGCGGACGGCTTACGTCGTTTGACGCGTGAGCACTGTGATGTGCTTGCACGGATTCCAATGCCAGGGGAGGTCGAAAGTTTGAATGTCTCGGTGGCAGCAGGGGTCACGTTGTTTGAGGCAGTCCGCCAACGTACTTTAGTTTAA
- a CDS encoding CDP-glycerol glycerophosphotransferase family protein codes for MNKKHYLLYGSERYALAILRPLQAAIRARGDEAAWFFDGPGAEDLAADEQLLSVAQVRLWKPYAVITSSNAVPHFFPGVKVEVFHGFNAGKPRHVYSRGFFDLYCTTGPRDTAAFGELADRLGHFAVKQTGWPKIDPFMGEMSQALVPVRQPPVILYHSTFSPSWSAADILYDEIKRLSLRGEWRWIVTFHPKMNPDVVARYRALQSEHLCFSDNDNILELFPHVDMMCSDTSSALNEFLLTCKPVVTFKNRNPGPQLIDIDDPAQFESAIRRALSRPPELLSAIRAYADAIHPYWDGRSSERVLEAIDAFVAEGGRNRRTKPLNLWRKFKLRKRIGYWGPAWL; via the coding sequence ATGAACAAGAAGCACTATTTGTTGTACGGATCAGAACGCTATGCACTGGCGATTCTGCGTCCGCTACAGGCAGCGATTCGGGCGCGTGGTGATGAGGCAGCATGGTTCTTCGATGGTCCAGGCGCAGAGGACCTTGCGGCTGACGAGCAGTTACTCAGTGTGGCGCAGGTGCGTCTCTGGAAGCCATACGCGGTGATCACCAGTAGTAATGCGGTGCCGCATTTTTTTCCAGGTGTGAAGGTTGAGGTGTTTCATGGCTTCAATGCGGGCAAACCGCGTCATGTCTATAGCCGTGGTTTCTTTGATCTGTATTGCACTACTGGCCCGCGTGATACTGCTGCGTTCGGTGAGCTGGCCGACAGGCTCGGCCACTTTGCAGTGAAGCAGACCGGATGGCCAAAGATCGATCCGTTTATGGGTGAGATGAGCCAAGCATTGGTTCCAGTACGCCAGCCACCAGTGATTCTCTATCATTCGACGTTCTCGCCATCGTGGAGCGCAGCTGACATCCTTTACGATGAGATCAAGCGTTTGTCGTTGCGTGGTGAGTGGCGTTGGATTGTGACGTTCCATCCGAAGATGAATCCAGATGTGGTCGCGCGCTATCGTGCGCTGCAGAGCGAGCATCTGTGTTTTTCCGATAATGACAATATTCTTGAGCTGTTTCCGCATGTCGACATGATGTGTTCCGACACTTCTTCGGCGCTGAACGAGTTCCTGTTGACCTGCAAGCCAGTTGTAACGTTTAAAAACAGGAATCCTGGGCCACAACTGATCGATATTGATGATCCCGCTCAGTTTGAGTCGGCGATCCGGCGTGCCTTGTCCCGTCCGCCGGAACTGCTGTCTGCCATCCGTGCCTATGCGGATGCGATCCATCCATACTGGGATGGCCGTTCTAGTGAGCGCGTCCTTGAGGCTATTGATGCCTTCGTCGCTGAGGGAGGACGTAATCGCCGCACCAAGCCGTTGAATCTATGGCGTAAGTTCAAGCTGCGTAAACGCATCGGCTATTGGGGGCCTGCGTGGCTGTGA
- a CDS encoding gamma carbonic anhydrase family protein, translating into MNPIRPFLDKTPQLGCTVYIDPTSTVIGDVVLGDDVSVWPQTVIRGDVNQIRIGARTNIQDGTIIHVSHHSPYNAAGYPTLIGTDVTIGHGTIIHACTIEKLCLIGMGACILDGVTIKKYGFVGAGAVISPNKIVGEAELWLGNPARLVRKLSDKEIESLHYSAQHYVKLKNRYLDLSAETTTTPSA; encoded by the coding sequence ATGAACCCGATCCGCCCATTCCTGGACAAGACACCACAACTGGGTTGCACCGTATACATCGATCCAACCAGCACCGTGATTGGTGATGTCGTCCTGGGCGACGATGTCTCGGTATGGCCACAGACAGTCATCCGTGGCGATGTCAACCAGATACGGATTGGCGCACGCACTAACATCCAGGACGGCACCATCATCCACGTCAGCCACCACAGCCCCTATAACGCTGCCGGATATCCAACCCTCATTGGAACAGACGTCACTATCGGACACGGCACCATCATCCATGCCTGCACCATTGAGAAGCTATGTCTCATCGGAATGGGTGCCTGCATCCTGGATGGAGTCACCATCAAAAAATACGGCTTCGTCGGTGCCGGAGCTGTCATCAGCCCCAACAAAATCGTGGGTGAAGCAGAACTTTGGCTCGGTAACCCAGCACGCCTAGTACGCAAGCTCAGCGACAAAGAAATCGAAAGCCTGCACTATTCGGCGCAGCATTACGTCAAACTGAAAAACCGCTACTTAGATTTAAGCGCAGAAACCACGACTACCCCCTCTGCCTAG
- the fis gene encoding DNA-binding transcriptional regulator Fis, with protein MNVVPSRPEVSRGSPKSPLREHVAQVVRRYLRDLDGCDANDLYNMVLREMEIPLLVEVLNHCEGNQSRAAALLGIHRATLRKKLKEYGLV; from the coding sequence TTGAACGTAGTACCCTCCCGTCCCGAAGTCAGCCGTGGCTCCCCAAAGTCCCCCCTACGTGAACATGTAGCTCAAGTGGTGCGCCGTTATTTGCGTGATCTTGATGGCTGCGATGCCAATGATCTCTACAACATGGTGCTGCGCGAAATGGAGATTCCTCTCTTGGTAGAAGTACTGAACCATTGTGAAGGGAATCAGAGCCGTGCTGCTGCACTGCTTGGCATTCATCGCGCCACACTACGTAAGAAACTCAAAGAGTACGGATTAGTTTGA
- a CDS encoding glycosyltransferase family 2 protein has product MRMEREDHSPQAESAVLLPMSLVVMTYNEAANIARCLDSVPFVSEKLVVDCGSTDETVEIARAHGARVVEQAWLGFGPQRNFASEQATYDWILVLDADEFLSHLLREECLRRLPELLLDEGREKPLAAIWLRRSTWYMGAPMRWYRPMVGEHLARVYHRRRAFWTEVRVHESLCFDGRSAEFVAPFHHLHNPTLVHKQLKVLRYAELKALDWNSKARSARMWQAPLVFVAAFLKDYVLRLAILDGWRGFVVAQTAASYALYKRMRYYEMRRNPDSIQQARTQLCKHRLEHE; this is encoded by the coding sequence ATGCGAATGGAGCGAGAGGATCACAGTCCCCAGGCAGAGTCTGCCGTGTTGTTGCCCATGAGTTTGGTGGTGATGACCTACAACGAGGCGGCCAATATCGCACGTTGCTTGGACAGTGTGCCGTTTGTTTCCGAAAAACTCGTGGTGGATTGTGGCAGTACGGATGAAACGGTGGAGATTGCACGCGCTCATGGCGCTCGTGTGGTCGAGCAGGCGTGGTTGGGGTTTGGACCGCAACGCAATTTTGCTTCTGAGCAAGCGACCTATGATTGGATCTTAGTCCTTGATGCTGACGAATTTCTGTCGCACTTGCTACGTGAAGAATGTTTGCGGCGTTTGCCGGAGTTGCTGTTGGATGAAGGTCGTGAGAAGCCATTAGCCGCAATTTGGCTGCGCCGCAGTACCTGGTACATGGGGGCACCGATGCGTTGGTACCGGCCGATGGTGGGGGAGCACTTGGCCCGTGTGTATCATCGTCGCCGCGCCTTTTGGACTGAAGTGCGTGTTCATGAATCGCTGTGTTTTGATGGTCGCAGCGCTGAGTTTGTTGCTCCGTTCCATCATCTGCACAATCCGACGTTGGTGCACAAGCAGTTGAAGGTGTTGCGTTATGCCGAGTTAAAAGCGTTGGACTGGAATAGCAAAGCGCGGTCGGCGCGTATGTGGCAAGCGCCGTTGGTATTTGTGGCTGCTTTCTTAAAGGATTATGTGCTCCGCTTGGCGATACTCGATGGTTGGCGTGGGTTTGTGGTGGCGCAGACGGCTGCCAGTTATGCGCTCTATAAGCGGATGCGTTACTACGAGATGCGGCGCAATCCTGATTCGATCCAACAGGCGCGCACACAATTGTGTAAGCATCGTTTGGAGCATGAATGA
- a CDS encoding helix-turn-helix transcriptional regulator codes for MSKLSERVREARNLCSLTQEALASDLGVTPSAVAQWEMEQGTKPSVENLIALARRTGMAFEYLSTGRGKPDCGKPISSISEPTPTYQKFDSQQKLLLEQFAKLTPRQRSGLLELLGTPFDTLRR; via the coding sequence GTGAGCAAACTTTCCGAACGCGTTCGTGAGGCACGCAATCTATGCAGTCTGACCCAGGAGGCATTGGCCAGTGATCTTGGGGTTACACCCAGTGCGGTTGCCCAGTGGGAGATGGAGCAAGGGACCAAGCCATCTGTAGAGAACCTGATTGCCTTGGCGCGCCGTACCGGTATGGCTTTTGAATATCTTTCCACAGGTCGAGGCAAACCTGATTGTGGGAAACCGATCAGCAGCATCTCCGAACCAACACCGACCTACCAGAAATTCGATTCACAACAAAAGCTGTTGCTGGAACAATTTGCCAAACTCACGCCGCGTCAACGCAGCGGGCTGCTCGAATTGCTGGGAACCCCATTTGACACACTGCGCCGATGA
- a CDS encoding O-antigen ligase family protein, translating into MLKSQRGLAWARIGAELGLFLFGALAICLPVGLAPFGFVLVTTSVLYFGRLRRATSEIAAPLRTLFLLALSVLLLSLLSIIVMHLGLRDLDIRTRFLLLPWSALWVYALRPRKQWLWCGAALGVFGVLLLAVIQILRGETRAEGWVNAIVLADVTMALTIVVVFARPKQSWLLPSLVLLACSAVIVLSGSRGVLLAMAVVLLVLTMSVRWASLRVRLLLLAGLVLGGGALALEVPQVTEQMRLVEFQADIRRLESGDSDSSTGARLERLQVAYATFLSKPLMGVGIGQFDRAMTLLPVCRGDEWLVRCHLRHAHNDLAEWAATQGVPGLLAILAIYGVPFVLLLRLYAAGGRKSFRGPAATGVMLVVSYMLCGMTQSMFSHQMSTSFYAVAVGVCIGLALREVKLRGAL; encoded by the coding sequence ATGCTAAAATCCCAGCGTGGCTTGGCTTGGGCGCGTATTGGTGCTGAGCTTGGCTTATTTTTATTTGGTGCTTTAGCCATCTGTCTGCCAGTCGGCCTTGCCCCTTTTGGCTTCGTGCTGGTGACAACGAGTGTGTTGTACTTTGGCCGATTGCGTCGTGCCACGTCGGAAATTGCGGCGCCGCTGCGCACTTTATTTTTATTAGCCCTGAGTGTGTTGCTGTTGTCGTTGCTGTCTATCATCGTCATGCACCTGGGGTTGCGTGATTTAGATATCAGGACACGCTTTCTTCTGTTGCCTTGGTCCGCTCTTTGGGTGTATGCGTTGCGACCTCGCAAGCAATGGTTGTGGTGTGGCGCTGCTCTAGGTGTATTTGGGGTTCTGCTGCTGGCAGTGATTCAGATATTGCGTGGCGAGACGCGTGCAGAAGGTTGGGTGAATGCCATTGTGCTTGCCGACGTCACTATGGCACTGACCATTGTGGTGGTGTTCGCGCGCCCTAAGCAAAGTTGGTTACTGCCGTCATTGGTGTTACTGGCGTGCAGTGCTGTGATTGTGCTCAGTGGTAGCCGTGGGGTTTTGTTAGCAATGGCCGTGGTGTTACTTGTGTTGACCATGAGTGTCCGTTGGGCCAGCTTGCGTGTTCGTTTATTGTTGCTAGCTGGTTTGGTGCTAGGTGGAGGTGCATTGGCTTTGGAGGTACCGCAAGTCACTGAGCAGATGCGGTTGGTGGAGTTCCAGGCCGATATACGCCGACTTGAGAGCGGTGACAGTGATTCTTCCACAGGCGCGCGTCTGGAGCGCCTTCAAGTTGCTTATGCCACGTTCTTGAGCAAACCATTGATGGGTGTTGGGATCGGGCAGTTTGATCGTGCGATGACCTTGTTACCGGTATGCCGTGGTGATGAGTGGTTGGTGCGTTGCCATCTACGGCACGCTCATAATGATCTTGCCGAATGGGCGGCGACTCAGGGGGTCCCTGGATTGTTGGCGATTTTGGCCATTTATGGTGTGCCGTTTGTGTTGCTACTGCGTCTGTACGCGGCGGGTGGCCGTAAGAGTTTTCGTGGCCCAGCAGCGACTGGAGTGATGCTGGTGGTGTCTTACATGTTATGTGGTATGACCCAGTCGATGTTTTCGCATCAGATGAGTACAAGTTTTTATGCGGTGGCAGTTGGTGTGTGTATTGGTTTGGCGTTGCGTGAGGTGAAGTTGCGGGGCGCTTTATAA